CTGCAGATCCGCTGTATTTCGAACGCGCGCAAGCGGTCCATATCATCGACATTTGTCTCGTGACGAGCTTGCGCGGTGCCGTCTGGCGCAGTTCCTGCCGAAGGTGCAACAAAGCGGAATACAGGGGACAGCGTTGCGAGAAGTTTTGCGATGCCGGCCATGATTGTCTCCGAAGCGAGTTGGAAGGCACGCGAGCCGCACTGGACGGGTTACATACATCACAACACACTGCCCGCATGACATGACCTGATTGTCAGCCGCGAGGATGAGCAGAAAATTAGCCGGTGACCGAGGGCAGAGCGAGACTATGGGAGCCGAGCGGGCCTGATGCGTCCCGGACCGGCGATTCGACTATGGCGGGCATGGGACAGCAGGTCGTCGACGGACCACTGATCGTAAATATGCTTTCCATACTTGCAGGCGAGAATCCGCCCATCCGTGCCGATGAGGAAGTCGGCGGGTAGACCCAGCTTGCCGCCTTCCGGATGAAAAGACGCCACAGGCTGCCTGCCGCGCACAAGCCTGCCAAGACTGCGCATCACGCCGCGCAGTATGGGAAGCCATGCCCGAGGGTCCAACAGTGCACGCGGCGACGACTCGACGCCGAACGCCGCGTATAGCGCTTTGTCCGGATCGGCGACGATTGCGAACGGCAATTCTGCTGTAAACGGCCGCAAGTCGTTGGCGGCCGTGTGGAACACAGCCACTTCCCGAATGCCGGCGGACACAATCTCGTCATGACGTTTCGCGATCGAGTGCAAGTGAAGATCGCAGACGGGGCAACCGGCAAAACGCCGGAATTGCAGATGAATCAACCGGGTCGGGTCGGGCAATGCCACCACGCCGTCGAGCGCGGAAAGCTGCCGGATTTTGACGAGCTGGCCAGGTTCGAACCCTGGACGTGTACGTAACGTGTGCATGACTTTTTCCCCTTGTAAGAGTACAGTGTACGCTTACGTCGCAACGTCACGCAATTCCGCCATTCAATCCATGCCACGGTCACGTTCCCTGACACACTCCGACCTCGCTGCAGCGGCCCTTCGCGTCGTCGACCGTGACGGGCTGCCGGCACTTTCCATGCGTACTGTCGCGGCGGAACTGGGCGTGGGCGCCATGTCGCTGTACCGCTACGTCGAGGATCGCGAGGCCATGGAAAGGCTCGTGGTCGACGAGGTGCTGGCGAGTGTCGAAACGGATCCGGGGCAACGTCTATCGTGGGATCGGCAGATCGCCCGGCTCATGGAAAGAATCCGCGATGCAGTGGAAGGACACCCGTCGATCGTGCCCTTGCTCATGCTGCACCGCCATGACTCGCAGGCGGTGAAGCGATGCGCGGAAGCGTTTCTGCATAGGTTGACCGAGGGCGGATTCACTGGCAGGCAACGCGTCATCGCGTTGCGCACTCTGGTCAGCTATCTTAGTGGCGCGCTGCAGGCGCAATACCTGGCTCCGCTCGACGGACGGGGCACCGACGCAATGGCCGATGCATCGCACGGTGAATACCCGCTGCTGTCGGCAACGGCACGCGTTGCGCGACGGGTCACGTCTCGCGAAGAGTTTCGAAGAGGAACTGAAATCCTGTTGCGGGGTTTGGCGAGTGTGCTTGAGGAGAAGTGAGCCTGTCTTTATCTCACATCGACGATCGCGGCATCGCTGTCGCTGGGCACCATTACCCCGCGAGATCGTGTCTTTGCGAACGCCTCGGACCAATCGACGGCCCGGAACTATACTGATGCACCAGGAGGTTCTCATGACCGATCAAGACAAACTGCACCCGCTTCGTCCGCTCCTTAAAAACTGGATCTGGGAGCATGGTCGAATCGGCACGCGATATCTCGACTGCGTCGATGGCGAAATCAGGTTTGATGAAGGCAAGAAATCGCGTTTCGCGGCCGAGGAATACATCTACGTGCCCCTCGATAAGGAACGTAAAGACGCCGACGTGTCTGCCGGCGCACCTGCGATCCAGGAAGCCGGGCTCGCGCGGTTTCTGCGCGCGGCACAGATGGGCAAGCCGGAGGACGCCGGTTCGGTAGCCGAGGTTCAGCGCGCCGTGCAGGACTGTCTGGAACTCGGCCTGTTCAGCGCATATCAACGCGAGGCTCGAGAGGCGTTCGCCCGCTATTCGCAGGAACCCATGTTCGACGACGAGATCCAGGCAGCGGTTGTCGACGACATTCGGCGCAGCTACGTCGGCATGCGGGAACAACTGGCGCTCTACGATTTCAGTGTGCTTTACGGCTTGTCTGCGCCGCTGCTTATCAGTGAAGCGCCCTTCATCGACTGGCGGGTGCGCGCCAGTCCGGCGCTTCCGTTTGTATCGCTTCCGCTGGGGCCGTACTGCCTGCTCGTCGGCGCATCGTCGGGCAGAAGCAGCCGGGTCGGTCCGGTGGTCTGGAAGGCAGCTACCGCGTTGGGCCCGTTGAAGGACCATAACCGCCAGATCGTCGAGCATGCACGTCTGTGGCTCGTCGCGACGACCGATGACCCACTCGCTGCGGCACAACCGCGTTTTGCCGTGGAGAAGGGATCAGAACGGCCCGCATGAAACATGCGACGGTCTCACCGATCGGCAACGACTGTCGGCATAGCGACGCGGCGCGAACGTTAGCTCAGGCCATCTGCCACTACTGCCGCGTAAGCATCAGGTCAAGATTCTGAACCGCGGCGCCCGATGCGCCTTTGCCAAGATTGTCAAAGACCGCGGCCAGCAGGATCTGCTCGTGCTCCATATCAGGAAACACGCTCAGGCGCATGTCGTTGGTACCGTTTAGCACTTGCGGATCCAGATGCTTGAGGTCGCGCGATTCGTTTAGCGGCAACACATGCACATGCGCCGCATCGGCATAGTGACGCGCGAGGCACGCGTGTACCGCGGTGCCATCCACCTCGGGCGCCAAGAGGCGCAACGCGAGCGGCACCGTGAGCACAATGCCCTGGCGAAACGCCCCATACGCAGGCACGAAAATGGGGCGTTTCGCGAGCCCTGCGTACCGCTGGATCTCCGGGGTGTGTTTGTGCGCGAGTTCCAGACCATACACCTGGTAAGCGGGCGCGTTGACGGCGCCCGGGCCCTCGTGTTCCTCCACGCCGGCACGCCCGCGTCCGGAATAGCCGGACACCGCATGAATGCTGACCGGGTAGTCGTCCGGTATGAGCCCAGCCTGCATCAGCGGATGCAACAAGCCGAT
The nucleotide sequence above comes from Paraburkholderia sp. SOS3. Encoded proteins:
- a CDS encoding TetR/AcrR family transcriptional regulator, with the protein product MPRSRSLTHSDLAAAALRVVDRDGLPALSMRTVAAELGVGAMSLYRYVEDREAMERLVVDEVLASVETDPGQRLSWDRQIARLMERIRDAVEGHPSIVPLLMLHRHDSQAVKRCAEAFLHRLTEGGFTGRQRVIALRTLVSYLSGALQAQYLAPLDGRGTDAMADASHGEYPLLSATARVARRVTSREEFRRGTEILLRGLASVLEEK
- the argC gene encoding N-acetyl-gamma-glutamyl-phosphate reductase is translated as MSSPIVFIDGDQGTTGLQIHERLRNRTDLRLVTLAAAERKDARRRAQAINACDIAILCLPDAAAREAVNAIANPNVRVIDASSAHRTTPDWIYGFPEMSPAQAGRIANAHRVTNPGCYPTGAIGLLHPLMQAGLIPDDYPVSIHAVSGYSGRGRAGVEEHEGPGAVNAPAYQVYGLELAHKHTPEIQRYAGLAKRPIFVPAYGAFRQGIVLTVPLALRLLAPEVDGTAVHACLARHYADAAHVHVLPLNESRDLKHLDPQVLNGTNDMRLSVFPDMEHEQILLAAVFDNLGKGASGAAVQNLDLMLTRQ
- a CDS encoding peroxiredoxin-like family protein — encoded protein: MPDPTRLIHLQFRRFAGCPVCDLHLHSIAKRHDEIVSAGIREVAVFHTAANDLRPFTAELPFAIVADPDKALYAAFGVESSPRALLDPRAWLPILRGVMRSLGRLVRGRQPVASFHPEGGKLGLPADFLIGTDGRILACKYGKHIYDQWSVDDLLSHARHSRIAGPGRIRPARLP